A portion of the Anabas testudineus chromosome 22, fAnaTes1.2, whole genome shotgun sequence genome contains these proteins:
- the LOC113148269 gene encoding ubiquitin-conjugating enzyme E2 G1-like, with the protein MTEQSSLLLRKQLAELNKNPVEGFSAGLVDDDDIYQWEVVVIGPQDTLFEGGFFKATLTFPHDYPLRPPKMKFITEIWHPNVAKNGDVCISILHEPGEDKYGYEKPEERWLPIHTVETIMISVISMLADPNGDSPANVDAAKEWREDPTGVFKKKVARCVRRSQEMAFD; encoded by the exons ATGACGGAACAGTCCTCGTTGTTGCTGCGTAAACAGTTAGCAG AGCTCAACAAGAACCCAGTGGAAGGATTTTCCGCCGGTCTTGTAGATGACGATGACATCTATCAGTGGGAAGTGGTCGTTATTGGACCTCAGGACACGTTATT TGAAGGGGGTTTCTTCAAAGCCACATTAACTTTTCCTCATGACTACCCCTTGAGGCCTCCAAAGATGAAGTTCATCACAGAAATCTGGCATCCAAATG TGGCAAAAAATGGCGATGTTTGCATCTCCATCCTGCATGAACCTGGTGAAGACAAGTATGGGTATGAGAAGCCTGAGGAGCGCTGGCTGCCAATTCACACAGTGGAGACTATCATGATTAGTGTTATATCTATGTTGGCAGACCCCAATGGAGACTCTCCTGCCAACGTGGATGCAGCT AAAGAGTGGAGGGAAGATCCTACAGGAGTATTTAAGAAGAAGGTGGCACGCTGTGTGCGGAGGAGTCAAGAGATGGCTTTTGACTGA
- the rnf170 gene encoding E3 ubiquitin-protein ligase RNF170 isoform X1 produces the protein MEDSQCGELDYLIKDEDTLIEGVSNQVLLVVILSVTFLAGLLTLLCRQEQQNIHPENQEHVRAVRQQLQSEQDENAQAEARQQYYTDMSCPVCLQQAVLPVETNCGHLFCGSCIIAYWRYGTWLGAINCPICRQMVTLLFALFHEHATPQQVQDGEAEPQLILRDINDYNRRFSGQPRSYMDRLRDVPTLLRHAFREMFSVGGLFWMFRIRILLCLIGAITYLASPLDILPEALFGLLGFMDDFFVILLLFVYISIMYREVVTQRLNG, from the exons ATGGAGGACAGTCAATGTGGGGAGCTGGACTACCTGATCAAAGATGAGGACACTCTCATTGAAGGTGTCAGCAACCAGGTCTTACTTGTTGTGATCCTCAGTGTCACCTTCCTTGCAGGCCTGCTCACTCTGCTCTGCAG ACAAGAGCAGCAGAACATTCATCCTGAAAACCAGGAGCACGTCCGAGCAGTTCGACAGCAACTCCAATCAGAGCAG GATGAAAATGCTCAGGCAGAGGCCAGGCAGCAGTATTACACAGACATGTCTTGTCCCGTGTGTTTACAACAGGCAGTTCTGCCTGTGGAAACCAACTGTGGACACCTTTTCTGTG GCTCCTGCATAATAGCCTATTGGAGATATGGCACCTGGCTGGGTGCTATTAATTGCCCCATCTGCAGACAAATG GTGACGTTGCTCTTCGCACTGTTTCATGAGCACGCCACTCCTCAGCAGGTCCAGGATGGTGAGGCAGAACCTCAGCTAATTTTAAGAGACATTAATGATTACAACCGCAGGTTTTCAGGCCAGCCAAGATCT TATATGGACAGACTGCGAGATGTGCCCACCCTGCTTCGTCATGCCTTTAGGGAGATGTTTTCTGTGGGTGGACTCTTCTGGATGTTCAGGATTCGAATACTTCTCTGTCTAATTGGTGCAATCACCTATCTGGCCTCCCCCCTTGACATTCTCCCCGAGGCACTCTTCGGGCTCCTGGGATTCATGGATGATTTCTTTGTAATCCTACTTCTCTTTGTGTACATATCTATCATGTACAGAGAGGTGGTTACACAGAGACTGAATGGCTAG
- the arpc3 gene encoding actin-related protein 2/3 complex subunit 3 yields the protein MPAYHSNLMVPETRLVGNMALLPLKTQFKGPARGDGIDSDIIDEAIYYFKANVFFKNYEIKNEADRTLIYVTLYISECLKRLQKCSSRGQGEKEMYTLGITNFPIPGEPGFPLNAMYAKPANKQEEETMRAYLQQIRQETGLRLCERVFDPQTDKPSKWWVCFVKKQFMNKSLSAPGQ from the exons ATGCCG GCGTATCATTCAAACTTGATGGTCCCTGAAACCAGACTGGTGGGGAATATGGCTTTGCTCCCCCTCAAAACCCAGTTCAAGGGACCGGCCAGAGGAGATG GCATAGACTCAGACATCATTGATGAGGCCATCTACTACTTCAAGGCCAATGTTTTCTTTAAGAACTATGAAATCAAG AATGAGGCAGACAGGACGCTGATCTATGTCACACTCTACATTTCTGAGTGCCTAAAGAGGCTACAGAAG TGCAGCTCCAGAGgccagggagagaaagagatgtacACTCTGGGTATCACAAACTTTCCCATTCCTGGAGAACCCGGCTTCCCTCTTAATGCTATGTACGCTAAACCTGCAAACAAGCAGGAGGAAG AGACTATGAGGGCATATCTCCAGCAGATCCGCCAGGAGACTGGCTTGAGGCTATGTGAACGTGTGTTCGacccacagacagacaaacccaGCAAA tgGTGGGTGTGCTTTGTCAAGAAGCAGTTCATGAACAAAAGTCTGTCTGCTCCTggacagtga
- the gpn3 gene encoding GPN-loop GTPase 3, whose protein sequence is MPRYAQLVMGPAGSGKSTYCSTMIKHSEAINRSVQVVNLDPAAEHFDYPVMADIRELIQVDDVMEDESLRFGPNGGLVFCMEYFANNFDWLEESLGHVEDDYILFDCPGQIELYTHLPVMKQLVEQLQQWEFRVCGVFLVDSQFMVESFKFISGVMAALSAMVSLEIPQVNIMTKMDLLSPKAKKEIEKYLDPDMYSMMEDNSIRSTKFKKLTKAICGLIDDYSMVRFLPFDCTDEESINIVLQHIDFSIQYGEDLEFKEPKEIDEEPANLNYDAIFQDKSDS, encoded by the exons ATGCCTCGTTATGCGCAGCTAGTGATGGGCCCTGCTGGTAGCGGTAAG agtaCCTACTGCTCCACAATGATCAAGCATTCAGAGGCTATAAACCGCTCAGTTCAGGTCGTCAATCTGGACCCAGCAGCTGAGCACTTTGATTACCCTGTCATGGCAG ACATTCGTGAGCTCATTCAGGTTGATGATGTGATGGAGGACGAATCACTCAGATTTGGCCCTAATGGAGGCCTGGTGTTCTGCATGGAGTACTTTGCCAACAACTTTGACTGGTTGGAGGAAAGCCTGGGGCATGTAGAAGACGACTACATTTTGTTTGACTGCCCAG GTCAGATTGAACTATATACACATCTCCCCGTAATGAAGCAGCTTGTGGAGCAGCTTCAGCAGTGGGAGTTTCGGGTGTGCGGGGTCTTCCTGGTAGATTCACAGTTCATGGTGGAGTCTTTTAAG TTCATCTCAGGAGTCATGGCTGCCCTGAGTGCCATGGTGTCATTGGAAATTCCTCAAGTAAACATCATGACAAAAATGGACCTGCTCAGTCCCAAAGCAAAGAAGGAAATTGAAaa ATACCTGGACCCAGACATGTACTCAATGATGGAAGATAACTCGATCAGAAGTACAAAGTTCAAGAAGCTGACAAAAGCCATCTGTGGTCTT ATCGATGACTACAGTATGGTGAGATTTCTGCCTTTTGACTGCACTGATGAGGAAAGTATTAACATAGTACTGCAACACATCGACTTCTCTATACAGTATGGAGAGGACCTGGAGTTCAAGGAGCcaaag GAGATTGATGAAGAGCCTGCTAACCTAAATTATGATGCGATTTTTCAAGACAAATCTGATAGCTGA
- the LOC113148258 gene encoding E3 ubiquitin-protein ligase RNF170-like, with protein MEDSQCGGLDYLIKQEDTLIEGVSDQVLFVVILSVTFLAGLLTLLFRQEQQNIHPENQERVRAVRQQLQAEQAEARQQYYTDMYCPVCLQQAVLPVETNCGHLFCGSCIIAYWRYGAWLGPINCPVCRQMVTLLFLLFHEPAAFQRVQGGEAGRQLILRHINDYNRRFSGQPRSYMDSLRDVPTLLRHAFREMFFVGGLFWLFRIRILFCLVGAIIYLASPFDILPEVLFGPLGFMDDFFVILLLFVYISIIYREVVTERLYG; from the exons ATGGAGGACAGTCAATGTGGGGGGCTGGACTACCTGATCAAACAGGAGGACACTCTCATTGAAGGTGTCAGCGACCAGGTCTTATTTGTTGTGATCCTCAGTGTCACCTTCCTTGCAGGCCTGCTCACTTTGCTCTTCAG ACAAGAGCAGCAGAACATTCATCCTGAGAACCAGGAGCGCGTCCGAGCAGTTCGACAGCAACTCCAGGCAGAGCAG GCAGAGGCCAGGCAGCAGTATTACACAGACATGTATTGTCCCGTGTGTTTACAACAGGCAGTTCTGCCTGTGGAAACCAACTGTGGACACCTTTTCTGTG GCTCCTGCATTATAGCCTATTGGAGATATGGCGCCTGGCTGGGTCCTATTAATTGCCCCGTCTGCAGACAAATG GTGACGTTGCTCTTCCTACTGTTTCATGAGCCCGCCGCTTTTCAGCGGGTCCAGGGTGGTGAGGCAGGACGTCAGCTAATTTTAAGACACATCAATGATTACAACCGCAGGTTTTCAGGCCAGCCAAGATCT TATATGGACAGTCTGCGAGATGTGCCCACCCTGCTTCGTCATGCCTTCAGGGAGATGTTTTTTGTGGGTGGACTCTTCTGGTTGTTCAGGATTCGAATACTTTTCTGTCTAGTTGGTGCAATCATCTATCTGGCCTCCCCCTTTGACATCCTCCCTGAGGTACTCTTCGGGCCCCTGGGATTCATGGATGATTTCTTTGTAATCCTACTTCTCTTTGTGTATATATCTATCATATACAGAGAGGTGGTTACAGAGAGACTATATGGCTAG
- the rnf170 gene encoding E3 ubiquitin-protein ligase RNF170 isoform X2, producing the protein MEDSQCGELDYLIKDEDTLIEGVSNQVLLVVILSVTFLAGLLTLLCRQEQQNIHPENQEHVRAVRQQLQSEQAEARQQYYTDMSCPVCLQQAVLPVETNCGHLFCGSCIIAYWRYGTWLGAINCPICRQMVTLLFALFHEHATPQQVQDGEAEPQLILRDINDYNRRFSGQPRSYMDRLRDVPTLLRHAFREMFSVGGLFWMFRIRILLCLIGAITYLASPLDILPEALFGLLGFMDDFFVILLLFVYISIMYREVVTQRLNG; encoded by the exons ATGGAGGACAGTCAATGTGGGGAGCTGGACTACCTGATCAAAGATGAGGACACTCTCATTGAAGGTGTCAGCAACCAGGTCTTACTTGTTGTGATCCTCAGTGTCACCTTCCTTGCAGGCCTGCTCACTCTGCTCTGCAG ACAAGAGCAGCAGAACATTCATCCTGAAAACCAGGAGCACGTCCGAGCAGTTCGACAGCAACTCCAATCAGAGCAG GCAGAGGCCAGGCAGCAGTATTACACAGACATGTCTTGTCCCGTGTGTTTACAACAGGCAGTTCTGCCTGTGGAAACCAACTGTGGACACCTTTTCTGTG GCTCCTGCATAATAGCCTATTGGAGATATGGCACCTGGCTGGGTGCTATTAATTGCCCCATCTGCAGACAAATG GTGACGTTGCTCTTCGCACTGTTTCATGAGCACGCCACTCCTCAGCAGGTCCAGGATGGTGAGGCAGAACCTCAGCTAATTTTAAGAGACATTAATGATTACAACCGCAGGTTTTCAGGCCAGCCAAGATCT TATATGGACAGACTGCGAGATGTGCCCACCCTGCTTCGTCATGCCTTTAGGGAGATGTTTTCTGTGGGTGGACTCTTCTGGATGTTCAGGATTCGAATACTTCTCTGTCTAATTGGTGCAATCACCTATCTGGCCTCCCCCCTTGACATTCTCCCCGAGGCACTCTTCGGGCTCCTGGGATTCATGGATGATTTCTTTGTAATCCTACTTCTCTTTGTGTACATATCTATCATGTACAGAGAGGTGGTTACACAGAGACTGAATGGCTAG